From one Bacillus sp. FJAT-42376 genomic stretch:
- a CDS encoding GntR family transcriptional regulator translates to MTNSKEHLYPAKWLSKASAGERIACELRISIVSGKIESGTKLSENKLAADFSVSRSPVREALKILASENMIQAERMGAVVTGLTDKHIEEIYDVRLMIESFVFERIVKTDTEGLVKELNKIFEMMKIAIKYGDADEFSFQDVLFHETIIRAIDHSYMLMIWNNLKPVMESLILLSMRVRFREKYEDFQRILDNHELYIQAISTKDRTLMIQSLHQNFDDVQGKVEDLWMSQQLLAKGAEQSNP, encoded by the coding sequence ATGACGAACAGCAAGGAACACTTATACCCTGCAAAATGGCTTTCCAAAGCTTCGGCTGGTGAAAGAATCGCTTGCGAACTAAGAATATCCATTGTTTCAGGCAAAATTGAAAGCGGTACCAAATTATCCGAAAACAAACTTGCGGCAGACTTTTCTGTCAGCCGGTCACCCGTCCGTGAAGCGTTAAAAATACTGGCCTCTGAAAATATGATTCAGGCAGAAAGAATGGGTGCCGTTGTCACGGGCTTAACAGACAAACACATAGAAGAAATTTACGACGTCCGGCTTATGATTGAATCCTTTGTATTTGAACGGATTGTAAAAACGGACACCGAAGGTTTGGTAAAAGAGCTGAATAAGATCTTCGAAATGATGAAAATCGCCATCAAATATGGCGATGCCGATGAATTTTCCTTCCAGGATGTCCTGTTTCATGAAACGATTATCCGGGCGATTGATCATTCGTACATGCTGATGATCTGGAATAATTTAAAGCCCGTCATGGAGAGTTTAATTCTGTTATCCATGCGCGTCCGTTTCAGGGAAAAATACGAGGATTTCCAGAGAATTCTCGACAACCACGAGCTTTATATTCAAGCGATCAGCACCAAAGACCGAACCTTAATGATCCAGTCGCTGCATCAGAACTTTGATGATGTGCAAGGGAAAGTAGAAGACCTCTGGATGTCCCAGCAGCTGCTGGCTAAAGGGGCCGAACAGTCCAATCCATAA
- a CDS encoding GntP family permease encodes MPLVIVAVGILVLLLLIMGLKLNTFVSLLIVSFLVALALGMPLETIAKTIETGIGATLGHLALIFGLGAMLGKLIADSGGAQRIAMTLVTKFGEKNIQWAVVAASFIIGVALFFEVGLVLLIPIVFAISRELKISILFLGIPMAAALSVTHGFLPPHPGPTVIAGEYGANLGEVLLYGFIIAIPTVIIAGPIFTKLAKRLVPASFKKTGNIASLGEQKVFKLEDTPGFGISVFTALLPVILMSIATIITLLQKTIGFEDNAVLASIRFIGDASTAMLISLLVAIYTMGLARKIPISTVMASCTTAITQIGMMLLIIGGGGAFKQVLIDGGVGEYVADLFKGSSLSPILLAWIIAAILRISLGSATVAALSTAGLVIPLLGQSDVNLALVVLATGAGSLIASHVNDAGFWMFKEYFGLTMKETFATWTLLETIISVSGLVFILLLSLVV; translated from the coding sequence ATGCCATTAGTTATCGTTGCAGTTGGAATTCTCGTATTGCTGCTGCTTATTATGGGTTTAAAGCTGAATACGTTTGTTTCACTGCTCATTGTATCGTTTCTTGTCGCTTTAGCTCTCGGGATGCCGCTTGAAACCATCGCTAAAACGATTGAAACAGGAATCGGCGCCACACTTGGACATTTAGCCCTCATTTTTGGACTTGGAGCCATGCTCGGCAAGCTGATTGCTGACTCCGGCGGCGCCCAGCGCATCGCCATGACACTCGTTACTAAATTTGGAGAAAAAAATATCCAGTGGGCCGTAGTCGCTGCTTCTTTCATTATCGGCGTTGCGCTATTTTTCGAGGTAGGATTGGTTCTATTAATTCCAATCGTATTTGCGATTTCAAGAGAATTGAAGATTTCCATCCTGTTTCTTGGGATCCCGATGGCAGCAGCCCTATCGGTTACACACGGATTCCTGCCCCCCCATCCCGGCCCGACGGTCATCGCCGGCGAATATGGTGCAAACCTTGGAGAGGTTCTTCTTTACGGATTTATAATTGCCATTCCTACCGTGATTATCGCCGGCCCCATCTTCACGAAGCTTGCGAAACGACTGGTACCTGCATCCTTTAAGAAAACCGGAAACATCGCTTCACTCGGGGAACAAAAAGTATTCAAGCTTGAAGACACACCAGGCTTTGGAATCAGCGTATTTACCGCGTTGCTTCCAGTTATTTTAATGTCCATTGCCACCATTATTACATTGCTTCAAAAAACAATAGGATTTGAAGACAACGCCGTGCTTGCCTCCATCCGCTTTATCGGTGATGCATCAACGGCGATGCTGATTTCTCTATTAGTTGCCATCTATACGATGGGACTTGCAAGAAAAATTCCGATCAGCACAGTGATGGCATCCTGCACAACCGCCATCACGCAAATCGGAATGATGCTCTTAATCATCGGAGGCGGCGGTGCCTTTAAACAGGTATTAATCGACGGCGGTGTAGGGGAATACGTAGCGGACCTATTTAAAGGATCCTCTCTGTCCCCGATTCTTCTCGCCTGGATCATCGCAGCCATCCTTCGCATCTCACTCGGATCCGCAACCGTTGCCGCTCTTTCAACAGCAGGATTAGTCATTCCGCTGCTAGGCCAATCTGACGTGAACCTGGCTCTGGTCGTTCTTGCAACAGGAGCGGGAAGCCTGATTGCTTCCCATGTGAATGATGCCGGATTCTGGATGTTCAAAGAATACTTCGGATTAACGATGAAAGAGACATTTGCAACATGGACACTCCTTGAAACCATTATCTCTGTCTCAGGACTGGTGTTTATCCTGCTGCTGAGTTTGGTGGTTTGA
- a CDS encoding RDD family protein: MESITKKRTKAFLIDLAISSAVTAGVEYLLRKKVKSEAVHTLITPTIVMWTLEYAQMRQRGQTIGYKKMGLVLENEDGSELTSRQIIKRMGYRDTVSTLDYLKSRDTFEDKEGAILPHDRFSGTVVKER; encoded by the coding sequence GTGGAATCCATAACGAAAAAACGAACAAAAGCGTTTCTAATCGATTTGGCCATTTCAAGCGCTGTAACGGCTGGTGTTGAGTATTTACTGCGGAAAAAAGTGAAAAGTGAAGCCGTACATACTTTGATAACACCGACCATAGTAATGTGGACCCTTGAGTACGCACAGATGCGCCAGAGAGGCCAAACCATTGGCTATAAAAAAATGGGACTGGTCCTTGAGAATGAGGATGGTTCAGAACTGACATCCCGTCAAATCATTAAGCGGATGGGATATAGGGATACAGTGAGTACTTTAGATTACTTAAAAAGCCGTGATACGTTCGAAGACAAAGAAGGAGCGATCCTTCCACATGACCGCTTTTCAGGTACAGTAGTAAAAGAGCGTTAG
- a CDS encoding NAD(P)-dependent oxidoreductase: MTKEIGFIGLGNMGEPMVMNLLKAGFRVKVYNRTPEKAKAVVEAGAEQVEKAADTVSADGIVITMVANDKALEDIVLGEDGIGRKLGEGGIHLSMSTVSPETSRKLSEVHAKHNSAYVASPVFGRPDAAAAQKLFVLSSGPIEARERIKPIQEAVGQRIFDLGDEPGNANVIKLGGNFMIMAAMEAMAESFNLAEKNGIDRELAAEVYSSTLFDCTVYNGYGSMIAKRQFEPAGFQLALGLKDCNLVLQEANAAKAPMPLASLLHDSLLASAAKGRENQDWTALTRIASENAGLE; this comes from the coding sequence ATGACAAAAGAAATTGGATTTATCGGTCTTGGAAATATGGGAGAACCGATGGTAATGAATCTATTAAAAGCGGGTTTCAGAGTGAAGGTTTACAATCGCACACCGGAAAAGGCGAAGGCCGTTGTGGAAGCTGGCGCGGAGCAGGTGGAGAAAGCTGCGGATACGGTAAGTGCTGATGGGATTGTCATTACAATGGTTGCAAACGACAAGGCGTTAGAGGACATCGTATTGGGTGAGGATGGAATTGGCCGGAAGCTTGGAGAAGGAGGGATCCATCTTTCTATGAGCACGGTTTCCCCTGAAACTTCGCGGAAGCTTTCAGAGGTTCATGCAAAGCATAACAGCGCGTATGTCGCATCTCCTGTGTTTGGCCGTCCGGATGCGGCTGCCGCTCAAAAATTGTTTGTGCTGTCGTCAGGACCAATTGAAGCCAGAGAGCGGATTAAGCCAATACAGGAAGCCGTTGGACAGCGTATTTTTGATCTTGGCGATGAGCCGGGGAATGCCAATGTCATTAAACTTGGCGGGAATTTCATGATTATGGCCGCGATGGAAGCGATGGCCGAATCATTTAACCTTGCTGAAAAGAATGGGATTGACCGGGAATTGGCTGCTGAGGTTTATAGCTCTACATTATTTGATTGTACCGTTTATAACGGATACGGTTCGATGATTGCCAAAAGGCAGTTCGAGCCTGCAGGCTTTCAGCTCGCACTTGGGCTCAAGGATTGCAATTTAGTTCTGCAGGAAGCAAATGCTGCTAAGGCTCCGATGCCGCTTGCCAGCCTGCTGCATGATTCCTTGCTCGCATCCGCAGCAAAGGGCAGGGAAAACCAGGATTGGACGGCACTAACGCGGATTGCTTCGGAGAATGCTGGGCTGGAATAA
- the rluF gene encoding 23S rRNA pseudouridine(2604) synthase RluF — MRINKFISESGKASRRGADKLIEEGRVMINGKKAKIGDRVEPGDDVRVSGDQIQMSRNNVYLALNKPIGITSTTEKNVKGNIVDLVNHPLRIYNIGRLDKESEGLILLTNDGDIVNEILRAENEHEKEYIVSVDKPITPEFIEKMASGVKILGTKTLPCEVEQLSKFDFKIILKQGLNRQIRRMCEVLGYEVFRLQRVRIMNIHLGNLPPGQWRDLSKKEKNQLFSELNYYPKEW; from the coding sequence ATGCGTATTAATAAATTTATCAGTGAGTCCGGCAAGGCGTCCAGACGGGGTGCAGACAAGCTGATTGAAGAAGGCCGGGTCATGATCAATGGCAAAAAGGCGAAAATTGGGGACAGGGTTGAGCCCGGGGACGATGTCCGGGTAAGCGGAGATCAGATTCAAATGTCCAGAAACAATGTGTATCTCGCTTTAAATAAACCAATCGGCATCACCAGCACCACTGAAAAAAATGTAAAGGGCAACATTGTGGATTTGGTCAATCACCCTTTAAGAATTTATAATATCGGACGTCTGGATAAGGAATCCGAGGGCCTGATTCTTTTGACAAACGACGGGGATATCGTGAACGAAATTCTGCGGGCTGAAAATGAGCATGAGAAGGAATACATTGTTTCCGTGGACAAGCCGATTACACCGGAGTTTATAGAAAAAATGGCAAGCGGTGTGAAAATTTTAGGAACGAAAACACTTCCGTGTGAAGTGGAGCAGCTTTCTAAATTCGATTTCAAAATCATCCTGAAGCAGGGATTGAACCGTCAAATCCGCCGGATGTGCGAAGTGCTCGGCTACGAGGTTTTCAGGCTGCAGAGGGTCCGGATCATGAATATCCATTTAGGAAACCTTCCCCCTGGGCAATGGAGAGATCTATCGAAAAAGGAAAAGAATCAGTTATTCAGTGAATTAAATTACTACCCGAAAGAATGGTAA
- a CDS encoding SprT family zinc-dependent metalloprotease, translating to MIHTYSGETISFDIQYKKRSSIGIYVDVYGNVEVQAPKGTLDAAVLAVIEEKWNLIQQKVKENKERLLGPQVKVYEEGESFLYLGKSYSIKIHQDLHAEQDHVSFKGEELHVVVSKLEEEKIRQALKRFYYQQCKGLVEKRISAHQKHFKTKPRSVRITDSKTTWGTCDSGLRLTFNWRLAMAPPRVIDYVVVHEMCHMVHLNHDRSFWRLVGKMIPDYKEDEAWLARSSWKMTV from the coding sequence ATGATTCATACGTATTCAGGTGAAACGATCAGCTTTGATATCCAATATAAAAAGCGCTCTTCCATCGGCATCTATGTGGATGTATATGGAAATGTGGAAGTCCAGGCTCCAAAAGGCACTCTGGATGCTGCTGTGCTGGCTGTAATAGAGGAAAAATGGAATCTGATTCAGCAAAAAGTAAAAGAGAATAAGGAGCGTCTGCTTGGTCCTCAAGTAAAGGTGTATGAAGAGGGAGAGAGCTTTCTTTATTTAGGGAAATCCTATTCCATAAAAATCCATCAAGATTTACATGCGGAGCAGGATCATGTCTCCTTTAAAGGGGAAGAGCTGCATGTAGTGGTAAGCAAGCTGGAGGAAGAAAAAATCAGGCAGGCGCTGAAGCGGTTTTATTATCAGCAGTGCAAGGGTTTGGTGGAAAAAAGAATCTCCGCCCATCAAAAACATTTTAAAACAAAGCCGCGTTCCGTCCGCATTACGGACAGCAAAACAACGTGGGGAACGTGTGATTCGGGGCTGCGGCTAACCTTTAACTGGCGGCTAGCGATGGCGCCGCCGAGGGTGATTGACTATGTGGTGGTTCACGAAATGTGCCACATGGTCCATCTGAATCACGACCGCTCCTTCTGGCGCCTTGTCGGAAAAATGATTCCGGATTATAAGGAAGATGAAGCATGGCTTGCGCGGTCCAGCTGGAAAATGACGGTTTAA
- a CDS encoding DUF1456 family protein, producing the protein MDNNDRLIRLRYALDLRNSEVEEIFGYGGVEVSREDVRKILTKSNEDDVYEENEDHIPCSPFMFESFLNGLIVFKRGKQEGQPGRPEMTLGHPNNVLLKKVKIALSFTAEDMLEVLELAGVTVTKGELGALLRKEGHKNYKECGDKYARNFLKGLAIKFRE; encoded by the coding sequence ATGGATAATAATGATCGTCTAATACGATTACGATATGCACTTGATTTGAGAAATTCCGAGGTGGAAGAGATTTTTGGATACGGCGGCGTTGAGGTTTCCAGAGAAGATGTAAGAAAAATCCTCACAAAATCCAATGAGGATGATGTTTATGAAGAAAACGAAGACCATATCCCGTGCAGTCCGTTCATGTTCGAGTCATTTTTAAACGGCCTTATTGTATTTAAAAGAGGGAAGCAGGAGGGCCAGCCTGGAAGACCTGAAATGACACTCGGACATCCAAATAATGTGCTGTTAAAGAAAGTGAAAATCGCCTTATCCTTCACGGCAGAGGATATGCTTGAGGTATTGGAGCTTGCCGGTGTCACCGTCACAAAGGGTGAGCTGGGTGCCTTGCTGAGAAAAGAAGGCCACAAAAATTATAAAGAATGCGGGGACAAATATGCCCGTAATTTCTTAAAAGGATTAGCGATCAAATTTAGAGAATAG
- the argS gene encoding arginine--tRNA ligase, with protein sequence MISKVFESRIENTVQSLFKKLGLVYNGEIKIHIEQPAHLEHGDYSTNIAMQLGKSLRKAPIEIAGMLKTQLEEESSTDQLISKIDIAPPGFINLYIDWNHWANNDFALPVMTGQKAVIEHTSINPNKSAHIGHLRNSCIGDVLVRLLKRKGFEVEVHNYIDDLGNQLADTVVGILNIPEKKEHSRFGDFCWDIYSKVNEEYEENPPLLEERTTVLHAIEEGKDNLAWIGSLVAERIVREHLEEMNEFGICYDLLVWESHIVRQGFWASAFHLLKQTELFHLETSGKLKGCWVLKQPSAENEENDLEHNQDKVLVRSNGILTYTAKDIAYHLWKFGLLENDFLYKRFTEDLWTTSTTGNRLSYGKADLVINVIDYRQAYPQAMVKQALEVLGFTKQAEELRHVSYGVVSLSPRAAKELGIDISSGKASYAMSGRQGIGIKIAELLDSMESIIEQTRSEKNGLSSRAIAAASIRYYLLRFSLLTEVIFDIQQATEVTGNTGVYLMYSHARAASVLTKAGTGFKKPNEISHLEKAEYALIRHIAAWPDTLEAACSELSPSTICTYAHELATLFNNFYAACPIMRADNDQKALRLWLTSQFKVTMGDALGVLGLPAPERM encoded by the coding sequence ATGATCAGTAAAGTATTTGAAAGCCGAATCGAGAACACCGTTCAAAGCCTTTTTAAAAAGCTTGGCCTCGTATATAACGGGGAAATCAAGATTCATATTGAGCAGCCAGCCCACTTGGAGCATGGAGATTATTCCACCAATATTGCCATGCAGCTTGGCAAATCTCTGCGCAAGGCGCCTATTGAAATTGCCGGCATGCTGAAAACGCAGCTGGAAGAGGAAAGCAGCACGGATCAGCTGATTAGCAAAATTGACATTGCTCCACCCGGGTTTATCAATTTGTATATAGATTGGAACCATTGGGCTAACAACGACTTCGCCCTGCCTGTGATGACAGGTCAAAAAGCCGTGATTGAGCATACATCGATCAATCCGAATAAGTCCGCACATATCGGTCACCTCCGTAATTCATGTATCGGCGATGTCCTCGTCCGCCTGCTGAAAAGAAAGGGCTTTGAGGTCGAGGTGCACAACTATATTGATGATTTAGGGAATCAGCTGGCAGATACAGTTGTAGGCATTTTGAACATCCCTGAGAAAAAGGAACACTCCCGATTTGGAGACTTTTGCTGGGACATTTACTCAAAGGTCAATGAAGAGTATGAGGAGAATCCGCCCCTTCTGGAGGAGCGGACGACCGTCCTCCATGCCATTGAAGAAGGCAAAGATAATCTAGCGTGGATCGGTTCTCTTGTTGCGGAGCGGATTGTGCGTGAGCATCTTGAAGAAATGAATGAGTTTGGCATATGCTATGACCTGCTCGTATGGGAAAGCCATATTGTAAGGCAGGGATTTTGGGCTTCCGCATTTCATTTACTGAAACAAACGGAGCTATTTCACCTTGAAACGTCCGGGAAGCTTAAAGGATGCTGGGTATTGAAGCAGCCCTCGGCTGAAAATGAAGAAAATGATTTGGAGCATAACCAGGATAAGGTTTTGGTTCGTTCCAACGGAATTTTAACGTATACCGCTAAGGATATCGCCTATCATCTATGGAAATTCGGATTGCTTGAGAACGATTTTTTGTATAAGCGCTTTACTGAAGACCTTTGGACGACAAGCACCACTGGCAACCGTTTATCATACGGGAAGGCCGACCTTGTCATCAATGTCATCGACTACCGCCAGGCATATCCGCAGGCTATGGTGAAGCAAGCGCTCGAAGTTCTTGGGTTTACAAAACAAGCCGAAGAGCTCCGTCATGTAAGTTACGGAGTGGTGTCCCTCAGTCCCCGTGCTGCTAAGGAACTCGGTATCGACATCTCAAGCGGCAAAGCGTCATATGCGATGTCAGGCAGACAGGGAATCGGCATTAAAATTGCGGAACTGCTGGACAGCATGGAGAGTATTATTGAACAGACCCGTTCAGAGAAAAACGGGCTCTCGAGCAGAGCGATTGCCGCGGCCTCCATCCGCTACTATCTGCTTCGATTCAGCCTTTTGACCGAGGTCATCTTTGATATTCAGCAGGCCACAGAAGTCACCGGAAATACAGGTGTCTACCTAATGTATTCCCACGCCCGGGCAGCAAGTGTTTTAACGAAAGCCGGCACAGGGTTCAAAAAGCCAAATGAAATCAGCCATCTGGAAAAAGCAGAATATGCCTTAATCCGCCACATTGCAGCCTGGCCGGACACCCTGGAAGCTGCCTGCAGCGAGCTCTCGCCCAGCACAATCTGCACCTATGCCCATGAACTTGCCACCCTTTTCAATAACTTTTACGCGGCCTGCCCAATCATGAGAGCGGACAATGATCAAAAAGCCTTAAGATTATGGCTTACCTCTCAATTTAAAGTGACCATGGGAGATGCCCTCGGTGTTCTCGGGCTGCCGGCACCTGAGCGGATGTAG
- a CDS encoding 2OG-Fe(II) oxygenase: protein MTMLIKEPSIFNHSGKKIVTEDREISIIARIEEPMIAILGNVLSSEECEELIDLSKEHMNRSKIGSGRDVSGIRTSSGTFLPESEHGVTARIERRVAQIMNIPSSHGEGLHILNYKPGEEYKAHHDYFKTAANPRISTLVMYLNDVEEGGETYFPHLKLSIPPQKGMAVYFEYFYQDSSLNELTLHGGAPVQRGEKWAATVWARRKQVR from the coding sequence ATGACAATGCTGATAAAGGAACCATCGATTTTTAATCATAGCGGGAAAAAGATTGTGACGGAGGACCGGGAGATTTCCATCATTGCGAGGATTGAGGAGCCAATGATCGCCATTCTCGGAAATGTATTGAGTAGTGAGGAATGCGAAGAACTCATTGATTTATCAAAGGAACACATGAACCGTTCCAAGATTGGATCAGGGAGAGATGTAAGCGGGATTCGGACGAGCAGCGGCACGTTCCTGCCGGAATCAGAACACGGTGTGACGGCGCGGATTGAAAGACGGGTGGCCCAGATTATGAATATTCCCTCAAGTCATGGAGAAGGGCTTCATATATTAAATTATAAACCGGGAGAAGAGTACAAAGCTCACCACGACTATTTTAAGACGGCCGCGAACCCAAGAATCAGCACACTGGTCATGTACTTGAATGATGTGGAGGAAGGCGGGGAAACGTACTTCCCTCATCTGAAGCTCTCCATTCCCCCTCAAAAAGGGATGGCTGTCTACTTTGAATACTTCTATCAGGATTCTTCTCTCAATGAATTAACCCTGCACGGAGGCGCCCCTGTCCAAAGAGGAGAAAAATGGGCCGCAACGGTATGGGCAAGGAGAAAGCAGGTTCGTTGA
- a CDS encoding malate:quinone oxidoreductase produces the protein MNSMQKKTDVILIGAGVMSATLGSILKELAPEWEIKVFEKLSSAGEESSNEWNNAGTGHSALCELNYTTEKPDGSIDIRKAVAINEQFQVSRQFWSYLVDRNLIRQPQDFIMPIPHMSMVQGEKDIAFLKKRFKALSENPLFQGMEFSEDPEQLKEWMPLIMEGRPANERLAATKIDSGTDVNFGALTRLLFEHLQQQNVEIHYGHSVKDLKRAGDGSWELKVHNNESGKTEYHTAKFVFIGGGGGSLPLLQKTGIPESKQIGGFPVSGLFLVCSNPEVVEQHHAKVYGKAKVGAPPMSVPHLDTRYIDNKKSLLFGPFAGFSPKFLKTGSNLDLIGSVKPNNLFTMLAAGVKEMGLTKYLIQQVLLSNEKRMDELREFIPNAKSEDWSVVIAGQRVQVIKDTEAGGKGTLQFGTEVVSAADGSIAALLGASPGASTAVQVMLEVLNQCFPQHMNEWEPKIKEMIPSYGRSLTENPALFQEIFTSTAETLGLSKKKLVLS, from the coding sequence ATGAACAGCATGCAGAAGAAAACAGACGTTATTTTAATTGGTGCTGGAGTCATGAGCGCAACGCTGGGATCCATATTGAAAGAATTGGCACCTGAATGGGAAATCAAGGTGTTTGAGAAGCTTTCAAGCGCCGGAGAAGAGAGCTCAAATGAATGGAACAATGCCGGGACGGGACACTCTGCCCTTTGTGAGCTTAACTATACAACGGAAAAGCCGGATGGATCGATTGATATCCGCAAGGCCGTTGCCATTAATGAACAGTTCCAGGTTTCAAGACAATTCTGGTCGTATCTGGTAGACCGCAATCTGATTCGCCAGCCGCAGGATTTTATCATGCCGATTCCGCATATGAGTATGGTGCAGGGCGAGAAGGATATTGCTTTTCTGAAAAAACGATTTAAAGCGCTCTCAGAAAATCCTCTGTTCCAGGGAATGGAATTTTCAGAGGATCCTGAACAGCTGAAGGAATGGATGCCGCTGATTATGGAGGGCCGCCCGGCGAATGAACGGCTTGCTGCCACAAAGATCGATTCCGGAACGGATGTAAACTTCGGCGCGCTGACCCGCCTGCTGTTTGAACACCTGCAGCAGCAGAACGTTGAGATTCATTACGGTCATAGTGTGAAGGATTTAAAACGCGCGGGCGACGGATCGTGGGAACTGAAAGTGCATAATAATGAAAGCGGTAAAACGGAATACCATACAGCGAAATTCGTCTTCATCGGCGGCGGAGGAGGCAGTCTGCCATTGCTGCAAAAAACCGGTATTCCTGAGTCGAAGCAAATTGGAGGCTTCCCGGTAAGCGGACTATTCTTAGTGTGCAGCAATCCGGAAGTGGTGGAACAGCATCATGCGAAAGTATACGGGAAAGCAAAGGTGGGGGCGCCGCCTATGTCAGTCCCGCATCTGGATACACGGTACATCGACAACAAAAAATCCTTGCTGTTCGGACCGTTCGCCGGCTTTTCGCCGAAGTTCTTAAAAACGGGATCCAATTTGGATCTGATCGGCTCCGTCAAACCGAACAATTTATTCACGATGCTTGCGGCCGGCGTAAAGGAGATGGGTTTGACGAAGTATTTGATCCAGCAAGTCCTCCTGTCAAATGAGAAGCGCATGGATGAACTGCGTGAGTTCATTCCAAATGCAAAAAGCGAGGATTGGAGTGTTGTCATTGCCGGTCAGCGTGTCCAAGTCATTAAGGATACGGAGGCTGGAGGAAAAGGGACTCTTCAATTCGGTACAGAAGTGGTCAGCGCGGCTGACGGCTCGATTGCTGCCTTGCTCGGTGCTTCTCCAGGCGCTTCCACGGCCGTTCAAGTCATGCTTGAAGTACTGAATCAATGCTTCCCGCAGCATATGAATGAATGGGAACCGAAAATAAAGGAAATGATTCCTTCTTACGGCCGGTCCTTAACCGAAAATCCTGCTCTTTTCCAGGAGATTTTCACTTCAACAGCGGAAACGCTTGGTCTGAGTAAAAAAAAACTGGTCCTAAGTTAA
- a CDS encoding NAD(P)/FAD-dependent oxidoreductase — translation MAVEDLFDVTIIGGGPAGLYSAFYSGLRGMKTKIVEFQPALGGKIQVYPEKMIWDVGGITPTAGAELMDQLIQQGLTFDPEIVLNEKIEAITQEPDRSYTLRGSSGSVHRSKTVIIAVGSGILKPKKLEIEGAEKFEVANIHYTIPSLMRFKDKTVVISGGGNSAIDWAHELEPFAKKVYITYRKENLSGHEAQVMQLLNSSVTCLPNTAIMKLVACEQHEKIKTVVLKNLETGETADLNVDDVIINHGYEQDTSLLKNSGLQIEMADDFYIAGNSTSETSVEGIYAAGDIISYEGKVNLIAGCFQDAANAVNKAKQYIEPTAQKFAMVSSHNEVFQKRNRQLVREMMIGKSN, via the coding sequence ATGGCTGTAGAGGATTTATTTGATGTGACGATCATCGGAGGCGGGCCGGCTGGTTTGTATTCGGCTTTTTACAGCGGGTTAAGAGGCATGAAGACAAAGATTGTGGAATTTCAGCCAGCGCTGGGCGGGAAAATTCAAGTGTACCCTGAGAAGATGATCTGGGATGTGGGAGGAATCACCCCGACTGCAGGTGCCGAATTAATGGACCAGCTCATTCAGCAGGGGTTAACCTTCGATCCGGAGATTGTTCTGAACGAAAAAATTGAAGCCATTACCCAGGAGCCGGATCGATCCTACACATTGAGAGGCTCGTCAGGCAGCGTCCATAGGTCGAAGACAGTGATCATTGCAGTCGGAAGCGGCATTCTAAAGCCGAAAAAGCTGGAGATTGAAGGAGCAGAGAAGTTCGAAGTAGCGAATATCCACTACACGATTCCTTCCTTAATGAGATTTAAAGATAAAACCGTGGTGATTTCCGGCGGGGGAAATTCAGCCATTGATTGGGCGCACGAATTAGAGCCCTTCGCAAAAAAAGTGTACATCACATACCGGAAGGAAAATCTCTCAGGTCATGAGGCACAGGTAATGCAGCTGCTGAACAGCTCTGTGACATGTCTTCCGAATACAGCGATTATGAAATTGGTCGCCTGTGAGCAGCATGAAAAAATTAAAACCGTTGTCCTAAAGAATTTGGAAACCGGGGAGACTGCTGATTTAAACGTGGATGACGTGATCATCAATCATGGTTATGAACAGGATACGAGCCTGCTTAAAAACAGCGGGCTGCAAATAGAAATGGCCGATGACTTCTACATTGCCGGGAACTCAACGAGCGAAACGTCCGTTGAGGGAATTTATGCCGCTGGAGATATCATCAGCTATGAAGGAAAAGTAAATTTAATCGCCGGCTGTTTCCAGGATGCAGCAAATGCTGTGAACAAAGCAAAGCAATATATCGAGCCAACCGCTCAGAAATTTGCTATGGTATCCTCCCACAATGAAGTCTTTCAAAAACGAAACCGCCAATTGGTGAGGGAAATGATGATAGGGAAGAGTAATTGA